Proteins from a single region of Mailhella massiliensis:
- a CDS encoding amino acid ABC transporter permease encodes MHILSTIIEAFPYILEGTLVTVVLVAGALSLGFCLGVPMAVVQVYAPRPAAMLVSFYVWFFRGVPVLLLLFLFYYGLFGLIGLDVGTIGASCLVLGMTSAAYQSQIFRGAILSLPAGQFKAGKALGLTNGQTILHVILPQALRLSIPGWSNEYSILLKDSAMCFALGTPEIMARTHFVASRTYEHLPLYITAGLIYFAITMAGVTMLRRLEKKARIPGYNSAGM; translated from the coding sequence GTGCATATCCTCTCCACCATCATCGAAGCCTTCCCCTACATTCTTGAAGGGACGCTGGTCACCGTCGTGCTCGTCGCAGGGGCGCTTTCCCTGGGCTTCTGTCTCGGCGTGCCCATGGCCGTCGTGCAGGTGTACGCCCCCAGGCCCGCCGCCATGCTGGTGAGCTTCTACGTCTGGTTTTTCCGCGGCGTGCCCGTGCTTCTGCTGCTTTTTCTCTTTTACTACGGGCTGTTCGGCCTCATCGGGCTGGACGTGGGCACCATCGGCGCCTCGTGCCTCGTACTCGGCATGACCAGCGCCGCCTACCAGTCCCAGATTTTCCGGGGGGCCATCCTTTCCCTGCCCGCGGGGCAGTTCAAGGCGGGCAAGGCCCTCGGCCTCACCAACGGGCAGACCATTCTTCACGTCATTCTGCCGCAGGCTCTCCGGCTCTCCATTCCCGGCTGGTCCAACGAATATTCCATTCTGCTCAAGGACTCGGCCATGTGCTTTGCCCTGGGCACGCCGGAAATCATGGCCCGCACCCATTTCGTGGCCTCGCGCACCTATGAGCATCTGCCGCTCTACATCACCGCAGGCCTCATTTACTTCGCCATCACCATGGCCGGCGTGACCATGCTCCGCCGCCTTGAAAAGAAAGCACGCATCCCCGGTTACAACAGCGCCGGCATGTGA
- a CDS encoding amino acid ABC transporter ATP-binding protein translates to MNAHQNDTPILRAEHFTKYLTGRKILDDCSISMRPGDVKVLIGPSGAGKSTFLQCINCLLEPDDGEIWLGERRVDFKNTKELYDLRQHVGMIFQEFNLFDHLSAENNVALALRKVRGLSKADALARAREELARVGLEDKARLYPAQLSGGQKQRVAIARALAMDPTILLLDEPTSALDPELVGEVLTVIRDLAAHGMPMIMVTHQMEFARAVATEILFMEAGRVIEQGSPEELLAPGAQTRTQDFCTRLYELCGESPAQEG, encoded by the coding sequence ATGAACGCCCACCAGAACGACACTCCCATTCTCCGCGCGGAACATTTCACCAAGTATCTCACCGGCCGAAAGATTCTCGACGACTGCTCCATCAGCATGCGCCCCGGCGACGTGAAGGTGCTCATCGGCCCTTCCGGCGCGGGCAAGAGCACCTTTCTGCAGTGCATCAACTGCCTTCTCGAACCGGACGACGGGGAAATCTGGCTCGGAGAACGCCGGGTCGACTTCAAAAACACGAAGGAACTGTACGACCTGCGCCAGCATGTCGGCATGATCTTTCAGGAATTCAACCTGTTCGACCATCTTTCCGCGGAAAACAACGTGGCCCTTGCGCTGCGCAAGGTACGCGGCCTGAGCAAGGCCGACGCTCTTGCCCGCGCGCGGGAGGAACTTGCCCGCGTCGGCCTTGAAGACAAGGCCCGGCTCTACCCCGCCCAGCTTTCCGGCGGGCAGAAGCAGCGCGTGGCCATAGCCCGCGCCCTGGCCATGGACCCCACCATTCTGCTGCTGGACGAACCCACCTCCGCGCTCGACCCGGAACTCGTGGGCGAAGTGCTCACCGTCATCCGCGATCTGGCGGCCCACGGCATGCCCATGATCATGGTCACGCATCAGATGGAATTCGCCCGCGCGGTGGCCACGGAAATTCTCTTCATGGAAGCGGGGCGCGTCATCGAACAGGGTTCGCCGGAAGAACTTCTCGCCCCGGGCGCGCAGACGCGCACGCAGGATTTCTGCACCCGTCTTTACGAGCTCTGCGGGGAAAGCCCGGCGCAGGAAGGCTAG
- a CDS encoding amino acid ABC transporter permease: protein MLDFLDINFLTGRVMPYLDRGLVMSLQLIIPSALIGGFIGVVMGVMRVFGTPWMRRGTDAVVAVIRGVPLTVQLMVLYFGLPSVPGLKIYLSPYAAALIGFIICTASYQSEYVRGALLSIRQGQIRAAQALGMTRWQTIISVVVPQAVRRALPGCGNEIIYLVKYSSLAYIVTCIELTGEAKVLVSRTFRPTEVYLVAACYYLVMVSAATYLLARLEKKLAIPGFGSQK, encoded by the coding sequence ATGCTTGATTTTCTCGATATCAACTTTCTCACCGGCCGCGTCATGCCCTACCTCGACAGGGGGCTTGTCATGAGCCTTCAGCTCATCATTCCCTCGGCCCTCATCGGCGGCTTCATCGGCGTGGTCATGGGCGTGATGCGCGTGTTCGGCACGCCGTGGATGCGCCGCGGCACCGATGCGGTGGTGGCCGTCATACGCGGCGTGCCGCTCACGGTGCAGCTCATGGTGCTGTACTTCGGTCTGCCCAGCGTGCCGGGGCTCAAAATCTATCTTTCCCCCTACGCGGCCGCGCTCATAGGCTTCATCATCTGCACGGCCTCGTATCAGTCGGAATATGTGCGCGGCGCGCTTCTTTCCATCCGGCAGGGGCAGATACGGGCGGCGCAGGCTCTCGGCATGACGCGCTGGCAGACCATCATCTCCGTGGTCGTGCCGCAGGCCGTGCGGCGCGCCCTGCCCGGCTGCGGCAACGAAATCATCTATCTGGTAAAATATTCCTCCCTGGCGTACATCGTCACCTGCATCGAACTCACCGGGGAAGCCAAGGTGCTTGTTTCCCGCACGTTCCGCCCCACGGAAGTGTACCTTGTGGCGGCCTGCTACTACCTCGTCATGGTGAGCGCGGCAACGTATCTGCTCGCCAGGCTGGAAAAGAAGCTGGCCATACCCGGCTTCGGTTCGCAGAAGTAG
- the lepA gene encoding translation elongation factor 4, with amino-acid sequence MTSLDHIRNFSIIAHIDHGKSTLADRILEYTGVVSAREARDQYLDRMDLERERGITIKAQTVRIPYTDKDGKKYILNLIDTPGHVDFGYEVSRSLAACDGALLVVDATQGVEAQTLANVYMALDHDHEIIPILNKIDLPSADPDRVRKEIEDSIGLDCTDSVDVSAKTGLNIDKVLDAIVHRLPAPQGSSDAPLKALIFDSWYDSYQGVVVLFRIMDGTLKLGDMIHLMAGNRDYEVVRLGVFSPNAIDVQSLGAGEVGFLCANIKELGHARVGDTITLRDNPAAEPVPGFKEVKPMVFCGLYPTDAADYENLKTALEKLQLNDAAFSYEPETSTALGFGFRCGFLGLLHMEIIQERLEREFQVELIATAPSVIYKVDTTDGRTLVIDNPAKFPDGSKVKALYEPYVRMDIHVPTEYVGNVLKLCEEKRGIQKNLGFITTNRAVITYEMPFAEIVFDFFDKLKSGTRGYASMDYTPIDYRESSLVKLDILLNGAPVDALAVIVHKDNAYPYGRALALKLKRTIPRQMFEVAIQAAIGNKVIARETVSAYRKDVLAKCYGGDITRKRKLLEKQKEGKKRMKRMGNVELPQEAFLAALKVGDDGGK; translated from the coding sequence ATGACCTCACTCGACCATATCCGCAACTTCTCCATCATCGCCCATATCGACCACGGCAAGTCCACCCTGGCCGACCGCATTCTCGAATACACCGGCGTGGTGAGCGCCCGCGAAGCCCGCGATCAGTACCTCGACAGGATGGATCTGGAACGTGAGCGCGGCATCACCATCAAGGCGCAGACGGTGCGCATTCCCTATACCGACAAGGACGGGAAAAAATACATCCTGAACCTCATCGACACCCCCGGACATGTGGACTTCGGCTATGAGGTGTCGCGTTCTCTTGCCGCGTGCGACGGCGCGCTGCTCGTGGTGGACGCCACGCAGGGCGTGGAAGCGCAGACCCTGGCCAACGTGTACATGGCGCTCGACCACGACCACGAAATCATTCCCATTCTGAACAAGATAGACCTGCCGAGCGCCGACCCCGACCGCGTGCGCAAGGAAATAGAAGACAGCATCGGCCTCGACTGCACCGATTCCGTGGACGTGTCCGCCAAAACGGGCCTGAACATCGACAAGGTGCTCGACGCCATCGTGCACCGGCTCCCCGCGCCGCAGGGTTCTTCCGACGCGCCGCTCAAGGCGCTCATCTTCGACTCCTGGTACGACAGCTATCAGGGCGTGGTGGTGCTCTTCCGCATCATGGACGGCACGCTCAAGCTCGGCGACATGATACACCTCATGGCGGGCAACCGCGATTACGAAGTGGTTCGCCTCGGCGTGTTCTCGCCCAACGCCATCGACGTGCAGAGCCTCGGCGCGGGCGAAGTGGGCTTTTTGTGCGCCAACATCAAGGAACTCGGCCATGCCCGCGTGGGCGACACCATCACCTTGCGCGACAACCCGGCGGCGGAACCCGTGCCCGGCTTCAAGGAAGTGAAGCCCATGGTCTTCTGCGGGCTCTACCCCACCGACGCCGCCGACTACGAAAACCTCAAAACCGCGCTGGAAAAGCTCCAGCTCAACGACGCGGCCTTCTCCTATGAGCCGGAAACCTCCACCGCGCTGGGCTTCGGCTTCCGCTGCGGCTTCCTCGGCCTGCTGCACATGGAAATCATCCAGGAGAGGCTGGAACGCGAATTTCAGGTGGAACTCATCGCCACGGCGCCTTCCGTCATCTACAAGGTGGACACCACCGACGGCAGGACCCTCGTCATCGACAACCCGGCCAAGTTCCCCGACGGTTCCAAGGTCAAGGCCCTGTACGAACCCTATGTGCGCATGGACATACACGTCCCCACCGAATATGTGGGCAACGTGCTGAAACTCTGCGAGGAAAAGCGCGGCATTCAGAAGAACCTCGGCTTCATCACCACCAACCGCGCCGTCATCACCTACGAGATGCCCTTTGCGGAAATCGTGTTCGACTTCTTCGACAAGCTCAAGTCCGGCACGCGCGGCTACGCCTCCATGGACTACACGCCCATCGACTACCGCGAATCCTCCCTGGTCAAGCTCGACATTCTGCTGAACGGCGCCCCCGTGGACGCGCTCGCCGTCATCGTGCACAAGGACAACGCCTACCCCTACGGCCGCGCCCTGGCGCTCAAGCTCAAGCGCACCATACCGCGCCAGATGTTCGAAGTCGCCATTCAGGCCGCCATCGGCAACAAGGTCATCGCCCGCGAAACCGTCTCCGCCTACCGCAAGGACGTGCTCGCCAAATGCTACGGCGGCGACATCACCCGTAAGAGAAAACTCCTCGAAAAGCAGAAGGAAGGCAAGAAGCGCATGAAGCGCATGGGCAACGTGGAACTGCCCCAGGAAGCCTTCCTCGCCGCCCTCAAAGTCGGCGACGACGGCGGCAAGTAA
- a CDS encoding GNAT family N-acetyltransferase, translating into MENIRIRTACEADVPAMLGIYAPYVRETAISFEYDVPSEEEFAGRLRRTLTFYPWLAAEKNGRILGYAYASPFHPRKAYQWCAEASIYLAQDERGHGLGARLYDALEHILKRQNMLVLYACIASPPEEDEHLTCASLRFHARMGFRKVGEFPRCGYKFHRWYDMVWMEKRLAEPASPPLPVIPFAEVEK; encoded by the coding sequence ATGGAAAACATACGCATACGCACGGCCTGCGAAGCCGACGTGCCGGCCATGCTCGGCATTTACGCGCCCTATGTGCGCGAAACGGCCATAAGCTTTGAATACGACGTGCCTTCGGAGGAAGAATTTGCCGGAAGGCTCCGCCGCACGCTTACCTTCTATCCCTGGCTTGCCGCGGAAAAGAACGGCCGCATACTCGGCTACGCCTATGCCTCCCCCTTCCATCCCCGCAAGGCCTACCAGTGGTGCGCGGAAGCTTCCATCTACCTTGCTCAGGATGAACGCGGCCACGGCCTCGGAGCCCGGCTTTACGATGCGCTGGAACATATCCTCAAACGGCAGAACATGCTTGTGCTCTATGCCTGCATTGCTTCTCCGCCTGAGGAAGACGAACACCTTACCTGCGCCAGCCTGCGCTTCCATGCCCGCATGGGCTTCCGCAAGGTGGGGGAATTCCCCCGCTGCGGCTACAAGTTCCACCGCTGGTACGATATGGTGTGGATGGAAAAGCGCCTTGCCGAACCCGCCTCCCCTCCCCTTCCCGTCATTCCCTTTGCGGAAGTGGAAAAATAA
- a CDS encoding SIR2 family protein, with the protein MEYLTDIDALPLLARLNTRNMLIPIIGAGFSGGANALCGKVPMGKELKKIMEDEILDSCKNFSKDDLQNLSFEEISDFFLDENIVPLPRRLSIFENYFTNVDLPDYKKRFLFLWQYIYTINIDDGIERATNFTVIHPYSSLRENFGNIFKRKSYVLKLHGDVHHELLVDSDQNIVFKSSQYIASMANENNRQLIKSIKSDYKQKNIIFIGCSLDHEPDLQSIYDSIRSDSLNRQIFYLSMDKPSSIKEVKLRKYGVNTIILTKNYNAFIKELSDSIIASQKKCKLSSYEYINPQIKDIENKNDILNLFSYGQPIFNTKNKCFEIPACAATRSLLNTIIDQLEKTGIAIIKGRRLSGKTILLASIIRHMPSLETIYFPSDTQIDESIVKNLFTEKSKTLFVFDSNSYSPQIYHIIISYHTSLLNNKNYILIATNTNEDNLIHRLNAPSFVLQNTFNDIELLDFNKKADTHAFIHRTLNESSLDYSARIMKQFNKKLQIASYDINSMSTKQKTILYMLAVFDRLYYHEATSLDIDINDLNTFVTEYPVLFEIIDCDPLEAENKSVKKLVHNSKFLLFNLILKMEKEDIANIIQNIVRNLYLSDQEQYKTAIMFDTLNQLFSREGAASHIEYVYGKLEKDLCHEPHFWLQRAKSIYRLFKTDEKKLEIARQYAIKAYEDAKQNSNIKAKSLFTLSLIYGLLYILEKDIIKKEELLITAIKSAYNSLFMYDFIFTSIGNEIFTLRSKNSSFYKMLSDMCDTCINNYSRNIEIIKIAVKLKDKLNTIKLQWNINNNNFNLT; encoded by the coding sequence ATGGAATATCTTACTGACATTGATGCGTTGCCATTACTTGCAAGATTAAATACTAGAAATATGCTCATTCCTATTATTGGAGCTGGCTTTTCAGGAGGTGCTAATGCCCTTTGTGGGAAAGTTCCTATGGGGAAAGAATTAAAAAAAATAATGGAGGATGAAATTCTTGATAGTTGCAAAAATTTTTCAAAAGATGATCTTCAGAATTTATCATTTGAAGAAATTTCTGATTTTTTTCTTGATGAAAATATAGTACCTCTCCCCAGAAGACTATCCATATTTGAAAATTATTTCACTAATGTAGACCTTCCTGATTATAAAAAAAGGTTTTTATTTTTATGGCAATATATATATACTATAAATATAGATGATGGAATTGAACGGGCTACTAATTTTACTGTTATTCATCCCTATTCATCTCTACGAGAAAATTTTGGTAACATTTTCAAAAGAAAATCCTATGTGCTTAAATTACACGGAGATGTACATCATGAATTATTAGTTGATAGCGATCAAAATATAGTTTTTAAATCTTCTCAGTATATAGCTTCTATGGCAAATGAAAATAATCGTCAACTCATTAAAAGTATTAAATCAGACTATAAACAAAAAAATATCATTTTTATAGGTTGTAGTTTAGATCATGAACCTGATTTACAATCTATTTATGACTCTATTCGTTCTGACAGTTTAAATAGACAAATATTTTATCTTTCTATGGACAAGCCATCTTCTATTAAAGAAGTGAAATTAAGAAAATATGGAGTAAATACAATTATTTTAACAAAAAACTATAACGCTTTTATTAAAGAATTAAGCGATTCTATTATTGCATCCCAAAAAAAATGTAAATTATCATCTTATGAATATATAAATCCACAAATAAAGGATATTGAAAACAAAAATGATATTCTCAATCTCTTTAGCTATGGACAACCTATATTTAATACAAAAAACAAATGCTTTGAAATTCCTGCTTGTGCCGCCACTCGATCCTTACTTAATACCATCATTGATCAGCTTGAAAAAACTGGTATTGCTATAATAAAGGGACGCAGACTATCAGGAAAAACCATCTTATTAGCATCTATAATTAGGCATATGCCATCACTTGAGACTATATATTTCCCATCAGATACACAGATTGATGAAAGTATAGTTAAAAATCTTTTCACAGAAAAAAGTAAAACTCTTTTTGTTTTTGACAGTAATTCTTACTCACCACAAATATATCATATTATAATATCTTACCATACTTCATTATTGAATAATAAAAATTATATACTTATTGCAACAAATACAAACGAGGATAATCTTATTCATAGACTTAATGCACCATCTTTTGTATTACAAAATACATTCAATGATATAGAATTACTGGATTTTAACAAAAAAGCTGACACTCATGCCTTTATACATAGGACCTTGAATGAAAGTTCTCTTGATTACTCAGCTAGAATTATGAAGCAATTTAATAAAAAATTACAAATTGCAAGTTACGATATAAATTCAATGTCAACAAAACAAAAGACTATTTTATATATGTTAGCTGTTTTTGATAGACTATATTACCACGAAGCAACAAGTTTAGATATTGACATAAATGACTTAAATACTTTCGTGACCGAATATCCAGTATTATTTGAAATTATAGATTGTGATCCATTAGAAGCAGAAAATAAATCAGTAAAAAAGCTTGTACATAATAGTAAATTTTTGCTTTTTAATTTAATTTTAAAAATGGAAAAAGAAGATATCGCTAATATTATACAAAATATAGTACGAAATCTTTATTTATCTGATCAAGAGCAGTACAAAACTGCAATTATGTTCGATACATTAAATCAATTATTTTCACGAGAGGGAGCGGCTTCACATATTGAGTATGTTTATGGCAAACTAGAAAAAGATTTATGTCATGAGCCTCATTTTTGGCTTCAGAGAGCAAAAAGTATTTATCGCCTATTTAAAACTGATGAAAAAAAGCTTGAAATAGCACGACAATATGCAATAAAAGCATATGAAGACGCAAAGCAAAATTCAAATATCAAAGCAAAATCATTATTTACACTTAGTCTTATATATGGTTTATTATATATTCTAGAGAAAGACATAATAAAAAAAGAAGAACTACTCATAACAGCCATTAAAAGTGCTTATAACTCTTTATTTATGTACGATTTCATATTTACATCAATAGGAAATGAAATTTTTACACTACGCTCAAAAAATAGTTCATTTTATAAAATGCTATCAGACATGTGTGACACTTGCATAAATAATTACTCTAGAAATATTGAAATAATAAAGATTGCAGTTAAGCTAAAAGATAAATTAAATACTATCAAACTACAATGGAACATAAACAATAACAACTTCAACCTAACATAA
- a CDS encoding LptF/LptG family permease, with amino-acid sequence MSLLFRYIFRRHARLLLLIMGLGVGLYLLTDIVERVDIFIEAGSGLGLILQYFGVRLPSIIAQILPAVFLLATVVTLCLMGHSRELTALHAGGISFFTVAMVLVFCGVFWGGVQFACSQFLGVQGERYSQQIWREEVRKQDLSQRTIRDVWFMENGWTVSIDALKPDGEGTGFSAFHVRDDASDVDVIIRAPRVKGGVNGWVAADAERVHPDTYRREKLPRLELPLHQDPELFFSTESNSLQQLPLWQLGDAIEQLGQAGSNVEGLRTVWHGKISYAASLVVMALLGAAIVSWNSNIYIAVALSMAATFVMYSLTMFGESLGQMGSLPPVMAAWGPDALLLLVALGRLYLVSVRR; translated from the coding sequence ATGAGCCTGCTTTTCCGTTACATCTTCCGGCGGCACGCGCGGCTTCTGCTGCTCATCATGGGGCTCGGCGTGGGCCTGTACCTGCTTACCGACATTGTGGAGCGCGTGGATATCTTCATCGAGGCGGGGTCGGGCCTCGGACTTATCCTCCAGTACTTCGGCGTGCGCCTGCCTTCCATCATCGCGCAGATTCTGCCTGCCGTGTTCCTCCTCGCCACGGTGGTGACGCTCTGCCTCATGGGACACAGCAGGGAGCTTACCGCCCTCCATGCCGGGGGGATTTCCTTCTTTACCGTGGCCATGGTGCTCGTGTTCTGCGGAGTGTTCTGGGGCGGCGTGCAGTTCGCCTGCTCGCAGTTCCTCGGTGTGCAGGGCGAGCGCTATTCCCAGCAGATATGGCGGGAAGAGGTGCGCAAGCAGGATTTGAGCCAGCGTACCATCCGCGACGTGTGGTTCATGGAAAACGGCTGGACCGTTTCCATCGACGCCCTGAAGCCCGACGGTGAGGGAACCGGCTTTTCCGCCTTCCATGTGCGCGACGATGCTTCCGACGTGGATGTCATCATCCGCGCCCCCCGCGTGAAGGGCGGCGTGAACGGCTGGGTCGCCGCCGATGCCGAACGCGTGCACCCCGATACCTACCGGCGCGAAAAACTGCCCCGCCTGGAACTGCCCCTGCATCAGGACCCGGAACTGTTCTTCTCCACGGAATCCAACAGCCTCCAGCAGCTTCCCCTCTGGCAGCTCGGCGATGCCATCGAGCAGCTCGGCCAGGCCGGTTCCAACGTGGAAGGCCTGCGTACCGTGTGGCACGGCAAAATATCCTACGCCGCCTCCCTCGTGGTCATGGCCCTGCTCGGCGCGGCCATCGTTTCCTGGAATTCCAATATCTATATCGCCGTGGCCCTCAGCATGGCCGCAACCTTCGTCATGTACTCGCTTACCATGTTCGGCGAATCCCTGGGCCAGATGGGTTCTCTGCCCCCCGTCATGGCCGCCTGGGGCCCGGATGCTCTGCTGCTTCTCGTGGCGCTCGGCCGCCTCTACCTCGTAAGCGTGCGGCGCTGA
- the lptF gene encoding LPS export ABC transporter permease LptF: MNLLQRRLFMEHAKTFLLSMAVLLLFILMGRALQLRDMLLGLELNIWDTLRLFGYLSPFFLLIICPIACMLSVFLTFLRMSTDRELVALKAGGVSLYQMLPAPLFFSVLCALFGFWISLYWQAWGMGNFRSEVLNIASSSARVVVQPGVFNKDVPNMVMFARKVDPMTGTLAGVMVEDRRAADTTMTILAPDGSLDADYENGEIIFLLKNGRSYTEKDQTLSIMGFQEYAVRLSFDSLFQGVDMGPVKPKEYTWQRLYDKENERALQKTDPRMARKIVVERHKRYVFPLACVVLCIFVIPIATSFQGLKQQTGVLMALMLFLVYYSLLMLGISLGESGDLAPSIGLWVPNAVFLLLGLYGMRLAAQERMPRITEYWESRRGRRKKKKEDKA; the protein is encoded by the coding sequence ATGAATCTGCTTCAGCGACGCCTGTTCATGGAGCACGCCAAGACCTTTCTTCTTTCCATGGCCGTGCTTCTGCTGTTCATTCTCATGGGCCGCGCCCTGCAGCTTCGCGACATGCTGCTCGGCCTTGAGCTGAACATCTGGGATACGCTGCGCCTGTTCGGCTACCTCAGTCCGTTCTTTCTGCTCATCATCTGCCCCATTGCGTGTATGCTGTCGGTGTTTCTCACCTTTTTGCGCATGAGCACCGACAGGGAGCTTGTGGCCCTCAAGGCGGGCGGCGTAAGCCTGTACCAGATGCTGCCCGCGCCGCTGTTCTTCTCCGTGCTCTGCGCGTTGTTCGGCTTCTGGATTTCCCTGTACTGGCAGGCCTGGGGTATGGGAAACTTCCGTTCCGAGGTGCTGAACATTGCAAGCAGCAGCGCCCGCGTGGTGGTGCAGCCCGGCGTGTTCAACAAGGACGTGCCCAACATGGTCATGTTCGCCCGCAAGGTGGACCCCATGACCGGCACGCTGGCGGGCGTGATGGTGGAAGACCGCCGCGCCGCCGACACCACCATGACCATTCTTGCCCCGGACGGCAGTCTGGACGCCGACTATGAGAACGGCGAAATCATCTTTCTGCTCAAGAACGGCCGCAGCTATACGGAAAAGGACCAGACCCTTTCCATCATGGGCTTTCAGGAATACGCCGTGCGCCTGAGCTTCGATTCCCTTTTCCAGGGTGTGGACATGGGGCCGGTAAAGCCCAAGGAATACACCTGGCAGCGCCTGTACGACAAGGAAAACGAGCGCGCTCTGCAGAAGACCGACCCGCGCATGGCGCGCAAGATAGTGGTGGAGCGGCACAAGCGTTATGTGTTCCCGCTGGCGTGCGTGGTGCTGTGCATCTTCGTCATTCCCATCGCCACGTCCTTCCAGGGGCTCAAGCAGCAGACGGGCGTGCTCATGGCGCTTATGCTCTTCCTTGTCTATTACAGCCTGCTCATGCTGGGCATAAGTCTGGGGGAAAGCGGCGACCTTGCGCCCTCCATAGGATTGTGGGTGCCCAACGCCGTGTTTCTCCTCCTCGGTCTGTACGGCATGAGGCTTGCCGCGCAGGAGAGAATGCCGCGCATCACGGAATACTGGGAATCGCGCAGAGGCCGCAGAAAAAAGAAGAAGGAGGATAAGGCATGA
- a CDS encoding metal-dependent hydrolase produces the protein MSQLHLTWYGHSNVMFSENGVSVLIDPFFEGNPFAPDWREIPRPDIVAVTHDHGDHMGQTVEIVRTTGATLFCIADLVGWFREHGVPAGQIINYGMGGNVDGTLEEKGVKITMTQAFHSAAIGSPVGYVVEMPGGHTIYHAGDTGLFGDMALIADRFRLDLALLPAGGVFTMDGELAAKAAALLKAPVAMPIHYKTFPVLAQNADAFVDALKRHAPECRPLVMEPGEMIVLD, from the coding sequence ATGTCGCAGCTGCACCTTACCTGGTACGGACACTCCAATGTCATGTTCAGTGAAAACGGCGTTTCCGTGCTTATCGACCCGTTTTTTGAAGGCAACCCCTTTGCCCCCGACTGGAGGGAAATTCCGAGGCCGGACATTGTGGCCGTCACCCACGACCACGGCGACCATATGGGCCAGACCGTGGAAATCGTGCGTACCACGGGCGCGACGCTCTTCTGCATTGCCGACCTTGTGGGATGGTTCCGCGAACACGGCGTGCCTGCGGGGCAGATCATCAACTACGGCATGGGCGGCAATGTGGACGGCACGCTTGAGGAAAAGGGCGTGAAGATTACCATGACCCAGGCCTTCCATTCCGCGGCCATAGGTTCCCCCGTGGGCTATGTGGTGGAAATGCCCGGCGGACACACCATTTATCATGCCGGCGATACCGGCCTGTTCGGCGACATGGCGCTCATTGCCGACCGCTTCCGCCTCGACCTGGCCCTGCTGCCCGCAGGCGGCGTGTTCACCATGGACGGCGAGCTGGCCGCCAAGGCCGCCGCGCTGCTGAAGGCCCCCGTGGCCATGCCCATACACTACAAGACCTTCCCCGTGCTGGCGCAGAATGCCGACGCCTTTGTGGATGCCCTGAAGCGCCACGCGCCCGAATGCCGTCCTCTTGTGATGGAACCCGGGGAAATGATCGTTCTGGACTGA
- the rpsB gene encoding 30S ribosomal protein S2: MAYVSMKQMLETGVHFGHQTRRWNPKMRPFIFGARNGIHIIDLQQTVKLFRTAHDKIVETVANGGKVLFIGTKRQAQEAVAAEAARAGQPSVTNRWMGGTLTNFVTIQKSIERLKKLEAMFADGSINRYQKKEILSFQRELDKLNLTLGGIKDMDSLPQLVFIIDPHREEIAVKECRKLGIPIVAVTDTNCDPDVIDYIIPGNDDAIRAIKLFVNAMAEACIEGAAQSKEVADPEAAMQQAAETAEAAE, translated from the coding sequence ATGGCTTACGTCAGCATGAAACAGATGCTGGAAACCGGTGTGCACTTCGGTCACCAGACCCGTCGCTGGAACCCCAAGATGCGTCCCTTCATCTTCGGCGCCCGCAACGGCATCCATATCATCGACCTCCAGCAGACTGTGAAGCTGTTCCGCACCGCCCATGACAAGATCGTGGAAACCGTGGCCAACGGCGGCAAGGTGCTCTTCATCGGCACCAAGCGCCAGGCTCAGGAAGCCGTGGCCGCCGAAGCTGCCCGCGCCGGTCAGCCTTCCGTGACCAACCGCTGGATGGGCGGCACCCTCACCAACTTCGTGACCATCCAGAAGAGCATCGAACGTCTGAAGAAGCTCGAAGCCATGTTCGCCGACGGCTCCATCAACCGTTACCAGAAGAAGGAAATCCTCAGCTTCCAGCGCGAACTGGACAAGCTGAACCTCACCCTGGGCGGCATCAAGGACATGGACAGCCTTCCCCAGCTCGTGTTCATCATCGACCCCCATCGTGAAGAAATCGCGGTGAAGGAATGCCGCAAGCTCGGTATCCCGATCGTGGCCGTGACCGACACCAACTGCGATCCCGACGTCATCGACTACATCATCCCCGGCAACGACGACGCCATCCGCGCCATCAAGCTGTTCGTGAACGCCATGGCCGAAGCCTGCATCGAAGGCGCCGCCCAGAGCAAGGAAGTGGCCGATCCCGAAGCCGCCATGCAGCAGGCCGCCGAAACGGCCGAAGCTGCGGAATAA